The Tamandua tetradactyla isolate mTamTet1 chromosome 23, mTamTet1.pri, whole genome shotgun sequence genome includes a window with the following:
- the GNG13 gene encoding guanine nucleotide-binding protein G(I)/G(S)/G(O) subunit gamma-13 has product MEEWDVPQMKKEVESLKYQLAFKREMSSKTIPELLKWIEDGIPKDPFLNPDLMKNNPWVEKGKCTLL; this is encoded by the exons ATGGAGGAGTGGGACGTGCCCCAGATGAAGAAGGAGGTGGAGAGCCTCAAGTACCAGCTGGCCTTCAAGAGGGAGATGTCGTCCAAGACCATCCCCGA gcTGCTCAAGTGGATCGAGGATGGGATCCCCAAAGACCCCTTCCTGAACCCTGACCTCATGAAGAACAACCCGTGGGTGGAGAAAGGCAAATGCACCCTCCTGTGA